CATATgaacaaaaagcgtatttctctaaaatgttgtgcacaaatttgtttacacccctgttagtgagcatttctccattgccaagataatccatccacctgactggtgtggcatatcaagaagctgattaaacatcacgatcattacacaggtgcaccttgtgctggggacaattaaaggccactaaaaaaggtgcagttttgtcacacagcacaatgccagttgtcttaagttttgagggagcgtgcaattggcatgctgactgcaggaatgtccaccagagctgttgccagataaatgATCATGAAATTCTCTACCATATGCCGTCAttatagagaatttggcagtacgtccaacaagcctcacaaccgcagaccacgtgtaaccatggcagcctaggacctccacatccggcttcttcacctgcgggattgtctgaaaccatccacccagacagctgatgaaaatgtgggtttgcacaactgaagaatttctgcacaaacgtctcagggaagctcatctgcatgctcttCGTCCTGACCaggatcttgacctgactgcagtttggcgtcgtaactaACTTCAGTATCTAAATGCTCACTGCCATGCTGGTGAAGTCTGCTCTTCACAGATTAACGTCGTTTTCAACTGTATCAGGCAGATGGCAGACCGCCTGCATGGCGACATGTGGGCGAACGGTTTGCtgacgtcaacgttgtgaacagagtgccccagggtgggggtggagttatggtatgggcaggcataaaacAAGTATGGATGTGTACgaaagcgtgttccagttcccgctaatatccagtaacttcgcacagcctctgaagaggagtggggcaacattccacaggccacaatcaacagcctgatcaactctatgcgaaggagatatgTCTTGTGACACgaggcaaatagtggtcacaccagatacggactgtttTTTCCCCCACGCCCTTACCTTTTTCAAATCTGtattcacagtcatgtgaaatccatagattaaggcctaattcatttatttcaattaaactgatttccttatttgaactgtaactcagtaaaatcgtagaaattgtttcatgttgcgtttatatttttgttccgtgtaACTACTTCCTTTCATGGATTTAAAACCTCTTATCAGACCGATGTATTTCTCTCCCCACTAAATGtaattcctcctcttcctcccccctttcttccttccctccctccttccctttctccctacctcctcctttCTCCTTGGGTGTGGTGTAGCCATGGCTGTCCACCAGCAGCAGATCACCACTGTAACAACCACCCAGAGGTCGGGGGAATGGAGCACAGGACTGTGTGACTGCTGCTCTGACATGGGCACCTGTAAGTCATCATAGAGTCACTTACCTAATATGCTCATCTCAAAACCCAGAACCAGTTTTTATTTTGTaatgtatatatctttttttgtaatttttttcctCGGGCTCTTCTTTCCGAGTATATATTCGTTATATATTTAAATTAAAATCAGTCTGTCGTGACTAGAGACTAGTTTGAAGCATCTTGCACTTCATATACTTGAACTTAAAATCTCTGATTTACTGAGAGAATACTGTACCAAGAACCAGACATTTACCTGATACCCCCCGGACCCAGGGAACCGACCTCCCCAGGGAAATCAGCTAACTTCCTGCATTTGAAACACATTTAGCCATGGTGCAGAGAGAAACTGTagttttataatgctattctacacTTATTGTCCTGAGGctaagagaaaatgttgcagttttaaagctaaattTCCTGCAAATCCATACTTgttgccatgtgtgtgtgtggggggggggggggggggcagttttaTAGCTCATCTCATACTTTGCAAATCTTACATTTACCGGAAATATGTCATACTGAATTTTAGGGGATGGGAGGGTTTATGAGAAACGACCTCACTGGATAATGAAAAACAGAAAGCTGGAACCAAATGTGTGACGTCACATTCCAGTAACACAGTGGGGGCTGTGTTACTGGAATGTCAATAAACTGGTGAAATCAGATCCTTAAACGTTACAGGGAGGGATAGAGTTGGTTTTATCAGGACATTTTCTGCTAACATCCACAGTGAACAGGAGAGAAAGCTGAATTATTTTGAGGCCATCCCTGCCCATCCATTATCGTATACTTATTAGTCGGTTACCTTAAAAATAAAGAGTTCATCTTTGGTTGTTGAGAGCTCtctagagacagaaggagaggggcagagggaggaagttaggagaAATTCTCGACGGAGAGAAGGAAGAAAGATCGGGAGAGGAGAAATATGTGTTGAAAATGAGTTAATTTACATACATTTGTTTATAGTTTTACCCCTACTTTCACTCTATGATCAAACATTGTTTCATGACATTCTAATCTGTTGTATATGAACTATCAAGTGTTACatactacagtcgtggccaaaagttttgagaatgacacaaatattatttttcacaaagtctgctgcctcagtttgtatgatggcaattttcatatactccagaatgttatggagagtgatcagatgaattgcaattgcaaaaaacaaggatattgttgccagtaagattgcacctaaatcaaccatttatcggatcatcaagaacttcaaggagagcggtttaaTTGTTGTGATGAAGtattcagggcacccaagaaagtccagcaagcgtcaggaccgtctcctaaggttgattcagctgtgggatcgaggcaccaccagtacagagcttgctcaggaatggcagcaggcaggtgtgagtgcatctgcacgcacagtgaggcgaagacttttggaggatggcctaccatcagtcctgtgtcatgccaacagtaaagcatcctgagaccattcatgtatggggttgcttttcagccaagggagtgggctcactcacaattttgcctaagaacacagccatgaataaagaatggtaccaacacatcctccgagagcaacttctcccaaccatccaggaacagtttggtgacgaacaatgcattttccagcatgatggagcaccttgccataaggcaaaagtgataactaagtggctcggggaacaaaacatcgatattttgggtccatggccaggaaactccccagatcttaatcccattgagaatgtgtggtcaatcctcaaattgggtgaacaaacaaaaacccacaaattctgacaaactccaagcattgattatgcaagaatgggctgccatcagtcaggatgtggcccagaagttaattgacagcatgccaaggcggattgcagaggtcttgaaaaagaagagtcaacactgcaaatattgactctttcatgtaattgtcaataaaagccttttacACTTgtaaaatgcttgtaattatacttcagtattccatagtaacatctgacaaaaatatctaaagacactgaatcAGCAAACTttttggaaattaatatttgtgtcattctcaaaacgtttggccacgactACGTTGACCTtcaattgtgtgtgtatgtgtctcccAGGTTGTTGTGCGTTGTGGTGCTTCCCCTGTTTTCAGTGTCAGACCACCTCCCACTTCGGCTGGTGTCTCTGCATGCCCCTCCTGGACCCTTGTGCCTTTTTGGCTGTCTCCTGCTGCATGCGCTCCTCCATGAGAGAACGCTACGGCATCCAGGTAGGAGCCCTGCGAGAGGGTGGGGGTGCCGAtcggggagagcagggagggggaggtgagagTGGAGACAGGGAGGGGATAGGTGGGTGGTGGTATCCACAGCACCCACATCCGTTGCTATCCACAACGTCTCTTACTTTCCTTTCTGAGGGGAAATGGTTTTGGAAACTACCAGATGTTTGAGGTGTGAATAAATATTATTGGTGcactttttttgtttttacagctTTTTCTTTTTTGTTGCATTCACATTCTCACATTCTACACCTATTTAACATACATGGCCTTGTTTTTTTACACACTTACATAGCGAAATACAGTTATTTGATGTACATGACATCTGGATAGATAGCACTTAAACACATCCGGTATACATTATACAGTATAGTGTTTTcagtctgttatagatcatgGGCTTTTAAACCCACCCCAATGCTGTTGTTCTTAGTGTTGTTATTGCCTTGATTACCCTTTAAAAATAACATTGAATATGGAATTAAACTCaaccttttctctctcctttcctgaACTTGTGCTACACCCCCTAttcttctctccacctctgtccTCATCCCCTTTTAACTCTGTCCTGTTGACATGTTCTTGTCCTCTGCTTTCATTttctatccatctctccttccttcttccCCCTCTCAGGGTTCGACGTGTGGAGACGTCGCATTGGTGTGTTGCTGCTACGTCTGTACCTGGTGCCAGATGGCCCGTGAGGTTAAGACGCAGACCACATCAGGCCCCCAACAGGTTCACGTGGTCACCCAACAAGTTCGCATGGCTTAGGACCCCAAAATGAGTGTAGGGACTAGATGGCCAGTCTAGAAGGGTCTTAACTGCTGAGCAAGTGCTTTACTTACTTTTTGTTCCTTATAATGTTTAAAGGTTAAGGATAGGGCTTACAGTTTGTGGTTGAAAAATTACACAATTTCATAATTTGTAGCATTGCCAAATAGTGATGGCCAAGAAAGAGGGCCATATCGGGATAGAATACCATTCCAGTCTATAGCAAACATATGTTGAATGTACTGCATACTTCAGATGTGTCTGTAGGAGAGACATTTTATATAATTTACTCATCTCATAGTAACCATTGAATGTTAATCTCAGGCTttaaaggtccagtgcagtcaaaaacgggatttgtctgtgttttatatatacactgctcaaaaaaataaagggaacacttaaacaacacaatgtaactccaagtcaatcacacttctatgaaatcaaactgcccacttaggaagcaacactgattgacaataaatttcacatgctgttgtgcaaatggaatagacaaaaggtggaaattataggcaattagcaagacacccctaaaaaaggagtgattctgcaggtggtgaccacagaccacttctcagttcctatgcttcctggctgatgttttggtcacttttgaatgctggcggtgctctcactctagtggtagcatgagacggagtctacaacccacacaagtggctcaggtagtgcagttcatccaggatggcacatcaatgcgatctgtggcccttttagtgtaagagctgtgtaaaaagaccgcctgaaatgtgCCCCTGTTTTGGTAGGAGGGTTTTGGCCTTCcacggtgacatcaccaggctgtaaatgagttaatagaccaataagaaagagagttccaaacctctctgccaagaACAGCATATTGTCAGTTTTCCCCTCCTCACTTAAACCACACCCAGACAGTCCTAACAAAATCATTgcctgagaaattgctctttgctaagaagatatttttgtatatttttacaattttaattgaaaacaatcacagtaaggtacttaattgttacccagaaattatttgatgttgaaataaaaatggctgcattggaccttttaaaCATTTCTTTTACAGTTTAACATGTGGACTACTTGCCTTTCTTGCACACTTTCACTTGTCTTTTATGACTAGCCCTGACTTTGTTGATAGTTGCTCTACTGAGAAAAAGTTTGGTCTATTATGACTATTTGGTTGTCTTACCTAGCTACCTAAAGATGAGTACTCTAGATAAGTAttaacctttctgaaccacccatcccggatccgggataagtgtcatcagcaacgctgaatagcatagcgccacagtcaaataatattactagaaaatattaatattcatgaaatcacaagtgcaatattgcaaaacacagcttagccttttgttaatccacctgtcgtctcagattttgaaattatgctttacagcgaaagcaatacaagtgtttgtgtaagtttatcgatcgctcgacaaaacattaagtacacttagcatcaggtaacttggtcacgaaaatcagaaaagcaatcaaattaatcgtttacctttgatgatcttcggatgttttcactcacaagactcccagttagacaacaaatgttccttttgttccataaagatatttttatATCAAAATACCTCCATTCGTTTCGCGCGTTATGCTGAGAAATCTACAGGAAAAAGCGTTCACGACAACGCAGACAAAAATTCCagataatgtccacagaaacatgtcaaacgttttttataatcaatcctcaggttgtttttcaaatatctattcgataatatatcaaccgggagtgttggtttttcactaggaccgggagtaacaatggccgcctttctctgttgcgcacaactcactctgagagcccccacctatccacttacgcaatgtgatCGTTCTCGCtcattttcaaaataaaagcctgaaactatgtctaaaggctgttgacaccttagggaagccatagaaaaagaaatctggttgatatccctttaaatgggtaATAGGGATGCATaagaacagagaggtttcaaaaacagaGGCACTAcctgattggattttcctcaggttttagcctgcaatatcagttctgttaaactcacagacaaaattttgacagttttggaaactttagtgttttctatcctaatctgacaattatatgcatattctagtttcgggggctgagaaataggcagtttcaaatgggtacgttttaaagccaaaaacgaaaatactgccccctacactTAATTAAGTGACTaaaatgtactgtaaatgtaaaatgcttgAACCATGATTCAAATGGCAACAACATTTCAAATTGAATGTTATATATAAATGATAatttatgccatttagcagacatgcGTGCATAAATATAACGTACcagtggtcccgggaatcgaacccattaTCCTCTTCCAAATGAGCTCCAGCGGAACACTGTTTTCTCTGTTGCTTTGTCCTTGATTTCACCTGCTTGTTCAATAAGTGTTTTTAAATAAAGCATTTACACGTCTTACCTTTACAAAGTTGTTAAAATTAGTATTGGTGATccttttgtgtgtgcgtgtgtgtgtgttaccgtcAACAGTGTCCCACAAGATGTTCAGTACATTTATGACATTTATCCGTGACTGGACTCCAAAGAGGTCTATGTGTACTGTATCATAAAGCAGCATATAGTGAATGACTTACCTGTTTCCCTTTTTGAAAAAGTTAAAGATTAACATAAGTTAATGTGCAGTTAAGTTGAACTCTtgagaatgtaaaaaaaaaagaagatttcCAGATAAACGTTTTATTTCAACGGTTTCAATCAAGACAATACTATATGTTCGCTCTCATTCTTCTTTGCTCTCTCCATCCATTGTCTTGGAAGTGCAGCACTGGCACAGTAGGGAGCTACACAAACACAAGTATTTAGTATCAGATCACAGAAAATGGTGCATGCAACAGTCGTACCaataggtaacacacacagacacactcactccTTCCTACCTGTTGGGTGTCAGCTTGGTAGAGGCAGAGCGGACCAGAGTTCCTACTGCTCCCAGCCCCTCCAATTGAAGCCCCACTTTACCGAACACAGCAACTGCCTGTCGAGtcctgacacacaaacacacacacacacacacacacacacacacacacctcaccccagAGCCCACTTCTGCTACTTGCTATTACTCCTACTATTACTTGTTATTGTTGACTTGACTCTTCATTGTTATTATTGATAATTGATTAATGTACTTCTTTGTTGAGGGTGCTAacacgtaagcatttcactgcaccttttaTCCATGCTATAAACTGTGATTGTGACgaataaatgtgatttgattttagcCAAATGTTTCACCAAACAAGCCTTTTGTTTTCAGCATCATATTCAGCGACCACCATTTCATTTGGTTGCATAAAGAAACACTAATACAATAGTGATAAGACTTGAGGAAATGTGGTTGTTTTCTTTTAGCTACCAGTCCTCTGCGATGGTTCAGAGAGGATGATAATAATCGAAAAGGGCAAATAAGAACAGACTCGTCTCAAAATGTCTGCTGACTTCTCTTTCTTCCTCCGAAGCCTCTCCCTGGAGGCCTCAGGTGACCCCTTTTTACCATACCGTTCCCTCGCTTTCCTTCCCTTTGCTCTCATTTCTCATCACTCTCCTCtttttacacccccccccccttcaatcCCCATCTCTAACACATTTCCAACTGTCCAGATCTTCTCTcgctcctccactctccccccccACTCACATCTCAGTGACATTGTTGGATTGCTGTCTGATAGCTTCCAGCTGTGTGCCGACGTCACTCTGCTTCTGTCTGTCGTGTCTGTCTCTCCGCCAGTGGGACACCAGGGTACccatgtccttctggaaggcccTCAGCAACCCCAGGGTCTCCCGGTGCTCTTGGCGCCCCTCCTCATAGGCCACGCGCAGGTGCTCGACGTCCATCCTAtagggggttagaggttaggggggAGAAGGCCACATACTGTAAATCAATCTTTTTCATGAAACTGGTGTTTTTTTGGTTTGCTGAATATGGTGAAAGGAAATGTAAATGTgcttctgtgtctgtttgtctttgtGACTTTGAGATTCTGTATGTAATGAAAAGCGCTGTATAAAATacatctattattattattattctgactGGCTGCCTGCATCTATACTGCCAACACCTCAGGTCAGTGATGGCATGGAGGGCTGCTGCCCTCTCCTTCCCCCGCTGGGC
Above is a genomic segment from Salvelinus fontinalis isolate EN_2023a chromosome 36, ASM2944872v1, whole genome shotgun sequence containing:
- the LOC129835276 gene encoding cornifelin homolog, with the translated sequence MAVHQQQITTVTTTQRSGEWSTGLCDCCSDMGTCCCALWCFPCFQCQTTSHFGWCLCMPLLDPCAFLAVSCCMRSSMRERYGIQGSTCGDVALVCCCYVCTWCQMAREVKTQTTSGPQQVHVVTQQVRMA